In Capillimicrobium parvum, a genomic segment contains:
- a CDS encoding DUF459 domain-containing protein has translation MSSTPPTPTSDDPRGPRARDAEAAQAALAHGEVPDTQRPFATDAAAPMDVRARRFRARDGILTVVIAAIIVLVATGPSIRRTGNRMDPGFERDMVLAVGKPAGAVADWLPFHDWANTLTGWLAPDSEVGGAGAFGTTAVAGTGARGVAPVGPEAFDPRALGAAPAPRRPLRTLLVTGDSMTMPLDAELARRLASRGVDTTRDPHIGTGISKSDLLDWGALSSKQARQDRADAVVVFIGANEGFPLPSSRPGGKAVECCGPAWAAAYATRVRTMMDTYRRNGASRVYWLQLPLPRDGDRREIARTVNAAIAVAAQPYRSQVRVLDLAAVFTPGGRYRVSMPVDGRDTIVRKPDGVHLSDAGAQLAADLVQRDLERDFR, from the coding sequence GTGTCCTCGACCCCACCCACCCCGACTTCCGACGACCCGCGCGGGCCGCGCGCCCGCGACGCCGAGGCGGCGCAGGCGGCGCTGGCCCATGGCGAGGTGCCCGACACCCAGCGGCCCTTCGCGACCGACGCGGCGGCGCCGATGGACGTGCGCGCGCGCCGCTTCCGCGCGCGCGACGGGATCCTCACCGTCGTGATCGCGGCGATCATCGTGCTCGTGGCGACCGGGCCGTCGATCCGCCGGACCGGCAACCGCATGGATCCGGGCTTCGAACGCGACATGGTGCTCGCGGTCGGCAAGCCCGCCGGGGCGGTGGCCGACTGGCTGCCGTTCCACGACTGGGCGAACACGCTGACGGGCTGGCTCGCCCCCGATTCGGAGGTGGGCGGCGCGGGCGCGTTCGGCACGACGGCGGTGGCGGGGACCGGGGCGCGCGGCGTCGCCCCGGTGGGGCCGGAGGCGTTCGACCCGCGCGCGCTCGGCGCCGCCCCCGCGCCGCGCCGGCCGCTGCGCACGCTGCTCGTCACCGGCGACTCCATGACGATGCCGCTCGATGCCGAGCTCGCCCGGCGCCTGGCGTCGCGCGGGGTCGACACGACCCGCGACCCGCACATCGGCACCGGCATCTCGAAGTCCGACCTGCTCGACTGGGGCGCCCTCTCGAGCAAGCAGGCGCGCCAGGACCGCGCCGACGCGGTCGTCGTCTTCATCGGCGCCAACGAGGGCTTCCCCCTCCCGTCCTCCCGGCCGGGAGGCAAGGCGGTGGAGTGCTGCGGGCCGGCGTGGGCGGCGGCCTACGCGACGCGGGTGCGGACGATGATGGACACGTACCGCCGCAACGGCGCCTCACGGGTGTACTGGCTCCAGCTGCCGCTGCCCCGCGACGGCGACCGGCGGGAGATCGCCCGGACGGTCAACGCGGCGATCGCCGTGGCCGCGCAGCCCTATCGCTCGCAGGTGCGCGTGCTCGACCTGGCGGCGGTGTTCACGCCGGGAGGGCGCTACCGGGTGAGCATGCCGGTCGACGGGCGCGACACGATCGTTCGCAAGCCCGACGGCGTGCATCTCAGCGATGCGGGCGCCCAACTGGCGGCGGATCTCGTCCAGCGGGACCTGGAGCGCGACTTCCGTTGA